Proteins encoded by one window of Sorex araneus isolate mSorAra2 chromosome 3, mSorAra2.pri, whole genome shotgun sequence:
- the ARMC7 gene encoding armadillo repeat-containing protein 7 isoform X1, with protein MAQKPKVDPHVGRLGYLQALVTEFQETQSQDAREQVLANLANFAYDPHNYPYLRQLQVLDLFLDSLSEENETLVEFALGGLCNLCPDRANREHIVQTGGVPLVINCLSSPNEETVLSAITTLMFLSSGPGRPAEISALPVVQCMLRFSLSASARLRNLARLFLEDFCPPSLVAEARSRDAQSALGIPLPRASGPRRS; from the exons aTGGCCCAGAAGCCCAAGGTTGACCCGCACGTCGGGCGGCTGGGGTACCTGCAGGCGCTGGTCACGGAGTTCCAGGAGACCCAGAGCCAAG ACGCCAGGGAGCAGGTCCTCGCCAACCTCGCCAACTTCGCCTACGACCCCCACAACTACCCGTATCTGCGGCAGCTGCAGGTGCTGGATTTATTCCTCGACTCGCTCTCGGAGGAGAACGAGACCCTGGTGGAGTTTGCGCTGG GAGGCCTCTGCAATCTGTGCCCGGACAGGGCCAACCGGGAGCATATTGTGCAGACGGGAGGCGTCCCCCTGGTCATCAACTGCCTGTCCAGCCCCAACGAGGAGACCGTGCTGTCGGCCATCACCACCCTCATGTTCCTCAGCTCGGGCCCGGGCCGGCCGGCCGAGATCAGCGCCCTGCCCGTGGTCCAGTGCATGCTGCGCTTCTCCCTCTCGGCCAGCGCCCGCCTCCGCAACCTGGCCCGGCTCTTCCTGGAGGACTTCTGCCCCCCCAGCCTGGTGGCCGAAGCCCGCAGCCGGGACGCGCAGTCCGCCCTGGGCATCCCCCTGCCCCGGGCCTCGGGCCCCCGGCGCTCCTGA
- the NT5C gene encoding 5'(3')-deoxyribonucleotidase, cytosolic type, which translates to MASPAARARPVRVLLDMDGVLADFEAGLLRGFRRRFPGEPHVPLEQRRGFLAREQYRALRPDLADKVASVYEAPGFFLDLEPLPGALDAVREMDAMPDTEVFICTSPLLNYQHCVGEKYQWVEKHLGPRFVERIILTRDKTVVLGDLLIDDKDTIRGQEETPSWEHILFTCCHNRHLALPPSRRRLSSWSDNWRSIVDSKRGAGRRAPGDPQP; encoded by the exons ATGGCCTCCCCGGCGGCGCGCGCGCGGCCCGTGCGGGTGCTGCTGGACATGGACGGCGTGCTGGCCGACTTCGAGGCCGGCCTGCTGCGCGGCTTCCGCCGCCGCTTCCCGGGGGAGCCCCACGTGCCGCTGGAGCAGCGCCGCGGCTTCCTGGCCCGCGAGCAGTACCGGGCGCTGCGCCCCGACCTGGCG GACAAAGTGGCCAGCGTGTACGAGGCGCCCGGCTTCTTCCTGGACCTGGAGCCCCTGCCCGGAGCCCTGGACGCCGTGCGGGAGATGGACGCCATGCCCGA CACCGAGGTCTTCATCTGCACCAGCCCCCTGCTCAACTACCAGCACTGTGTGGGGGAGAAG TACCAATGGGTGGAGAAGCACCTGGGGCCCCGCTTCGTGGAGCGCATCATCCTGACCCGGGATAAGACGGTGGTCCTGGGCGACCTGCTCATCGACGACAAGGACACCATTCGAG GCCAGGAGGAGACCCCGAGCTGGGAGCACATCCTCTTCACCTGCTGCCACAACCGccacctggccctgccccccagcAGGCGCCGCCTGAGCTCCTGGAGCGACAACTGGAGAAGCATCGTGGACAGCAAgcggggggccgggcggcgggcgccAGGGGACCCGCAGCCGTGA
- the SLC16A5 gene encoding monocarboxylate transporter 6 yields the protein MSRAPARAEGGWAWVVLLAAVVTQALTLGFPPCIGVFFDDLQRQFQASNSQTSWFPSILTAMLHAGGPLCSILVERFGCRVTMMLGGLLACLGMAASSFCQSLWALYVTAGLISGLGMCFSFQSSITVLGLYFSRRRALANALASVGVSLGITLWPLLSRALLEALGWRGTFLLFGGVLLHCCVCGAVLRPVAPGAAAPPEAPAGPPRPPKTPGPGCLAACGRAAGRHLAFDVLRQNAAYRVYTLGVVWMILGFPLPHVFLVPYARRHGVPEHQAALLISIIGFSNIFLRPLAGLLGGRRDCARHRKYLFSAAVLLNGLTNLVCVASADFPVLVGYCLVYSVSMGGIGALLFQVLMDLVPMDRFSSALGLFTVLESVSILVSPPLAGFLLDTTDNNFSYVFWMSSFFLISGALFMGGGFYVLQRKERHGRRAGAEGAGPAAAREPSLSPADSEGAKKPPSTEVTCVTSV from the exons ATGTCCCGGGCCCCGGCGCGCGCGGAGGGCGGCTGGGCCTGGGTGGTGCTGCTGGCCGCCGTGGTGACCCAGGCGCTCACGCTGGGCTTCCCGCCCTGCATCGGCGTCTTCTTCGACGACCTGCAGCGCCAGTTCCAGGCCAGCAACAGCCAGACCTCGTGGTTCCCGTCCATCCTGACGGCCATGCTGCACGCGGGCG GTCCCCTCTGCAGCATCCTGGTGGAGCGCTTCGGCTGCCGAGTGACCATGATGCTGGGCGGCCTGCTGGCCTGCCTGGGCATGGCGGCCAGTTCCTTCTGCCAGAGCCTCTGGGCGCTCTACGTGACGGCAGGCCTCATCTCAG GCCTGGGCATGTGCTTCAGCTTCCAGTCGAGCATCACGGTGCTGGGGCTCTACTTCTCCCGCCGCCGCGCGCTGGCCAACGCGCTGGCCTCCGTGGGCGTGTCGCTGGGCATCACGCTCTGGCCGCTGCTCTCGCGCGCCCTCCTGGAGGCGCTGGGCTGGAGGGGCACCTTCCTGCTCTTCGGGGGGGTCCTGCTGCACTGCTGCGTGTGCGGGGCCGTCCTGAGGCCCGTGGCCCCCGGCGCGGCCGCCCCCCCCGAGGCGCCGGCGGGGCCCCCGCGGCCGCCCAAGACCCCCGGCCCGGGCTGCCTGGCCGCGTGCGGCCGCGCCGCCGGGCGCCACCTGGCCTTCGACGTGCTGCGGCAGAACGCGGCCTACCGCGTGTACACGCTGGGCGTCGTGTGGATGATCCTGGGCTTCCCGCTGCCCCACGTCTTCCTGGTGCCCTACGCCCGGCGGCACGGCGTGCCCGAGCACCAGGCCGCCCTGCTCATCTCCATCATCGGCTTCAGCAACATCTTCCTGCGGCCGCTGGCCGGGCTGCTGGGCGGCCGCCGGGACTGCGCGCGCCACCGCAAGTACCTCTTCAGCGCGGCCGTGCTGCTCAACGGCCTCACCAACCTGGTGTGCGTGGCCTCCGCCGACTTCCCGGTGCTGGTGGGCTACTGCCTGGTGTACAGCGTGTCCATGGGCGGCATCGGCGCCCTCCTCTTCCAGGTCCTCATGGACCTCGTCCCCATGGACCGCTTCTCCAGCGCCCTGGGCCTCTTCACCGTCCTCGAGAGCGTCTCCATCCTCGTCTCCCCGCCGCTGGCTG ggtttctcctggacACCACCGACAACAACTTCAGTTACGTTTTCTGGATGTCCAGCTTCTTCCTCATCTCCGGGGCGCTCTTCATGGGGGGCGGCTTCTATGTTCTGCAGAGGAAGGAGCGGCACggccggcgggcgggggctgAGGGCGCGGGGCCAGCAGCTGCCCGGGAGCCGAGCCTCAGCCCCGCGGACAGCGAGGGCGCCAAGAAGCCGCCGAGCACGGAGGTCACCTGCGTGACCAGCGTCTGA
- the ARMC7 gene encoding armadillo repeat-containing protein 7 isoform X3, whose amino-acid sequence MAQKPKVDPHVGRLGYLQALVTEFQETQSQDAREQVLANLANFAYDPHNYPYLRQLQVLDLFLDSLSEENETLVEFALGTPGRAPQTVSGAKDKNYSWLSVRESLLVGIPGPDGVPGTERASSSCKAGVVPAVLSRPVFVS is encoded by the exons aTGGCCCAGAAGCCCAAGGTTGACCCGCACGTCGGGCGGCTGGGGTACCTGCAGGCGCTGGTCACGGAGTTCCAGGAGACCCAGAGCCAAG ACGCCAGGGAGCAGGTCCTCGCCAACCTCGCCAACTTCGCCTACGACCCCCACAACTACCCGTATCTGCGGCAGCTGCAGGTGCTGGATTTATTCCTCGACTCGCTCTCGGAGGAGAACGAGACCCTGGTGGAGTTTGCGCTGG GGACGCCTGGCCGTGCTCCCCAGACCGTTTCCGGTGCCAAggacaagaattactcctggctcagcgtccgggagtcactgctggtggggatccCGGGACCGGATGgcgtgccagggactgaacgcGCATCCAgctcgtgcaaggcaggtgtcgtgcccgctgtactctctcgTCCAGTTTTTGTCTCTTAA